The proteins below are encoded in one region of Hordeum vulgare subsp. vulgare chromosome 3H, MorexV3_pseudomolecules_assembly, whole genome shotgun sequence:
- the LOC123443289 gene encoding uncharacterized protein LOC123443289: MLPASHPLLYACAFRDSALVAELAHDPDAGGAGTGDLPALAAALASSAPPHHRYVTHSAAGRAHALLLAPPLALAAVSLAPQLPASHLLLFLRRLRCLPEFRMREEMARLALRLPFSNEEALAREAADVAAAEAEAEEATRREAELARGTPKREHGARGGAGRAWRRQLWLIVLVDLVLLGVLFAAWLAVCRGFSCIGR, translated from the coding sequence ATGCTCCCGGCCTCGCACCCGCTGCTCTACGCGTGCGCCTTCCGCGACAGCGCTCTCGTCGCCGAGCTCGCCCACGACCCGGACGCCGGGGGCGCCGGCACCGGCGACCTGCCGGCGCTCGCCGCCGCGCTTGCTTCCTCGGCGCCTCCGCACCACCGCTACGTAACCCACTCCGCGGCGGGGCGGGCGCACGCGCTTCTCCTCGCCCCGCCGCTCGCGCTCGCCGCGGTCTCGCTCGCGCCGCAGCTCCCGGCGTCCCACCTCCTGCTCTTCCTCCGCCGCCTGCGATGCCTCCCCGAGTTCAGGATGCGCGAAGAGATGGCGCGGCTGGCGCTCCGCCTGCCGTTCAGCAACGAGGAGGCGCTCGCGCGCGAGGCTGCTGACGTCGCCGCCGCTGAGGCCGAGGCGGAGGAGGCGACGCGGAGGGAGGCGGAGCTCGCGCGGGGGACGCCCAAGCGGGAGCATGGTGCTCGCGGTGGCGCCGGGCGGGCGTGGAGGCGCCAGCTCTGGCTGATCGTCCTCGTGGATCTCGTGCTCCTCGGTGTACTCTTCGCGGCCTGGCTCGCCGTGTGCAGGGGTTTCAGCTGCATTGGCCGGTAA